One Fusobacterium varium genomic window, TCAAAACTTCTCTTTAAAAATCTATTTATCTGTCTATTCATTCCATTGTAAGTTGATATTAACATTAACCCATCATAATCTTCTATCTCTGAATTAAATGTATATACTCCATTTAACTCTGGAGTAAACTTAATATTTCTTACTTTTCCATCTAACTTATTAATTATCTCTAACATCTGCTTATTGTCTGCTAATGGCATTGCTATAATTACTTCACTTATTCTTTTATCAGATATTATTTGCTCTATATCTTCATAGTTTCCTAGAATTTTATCTTTATCTATACAAACCTCTTGTTGAATCCCAAGCAGATTATTTGCTGAGATATATCCTTGTAAGTTATACATAGTAAAGTTATTTTCTCCTATTATCCTTGTTAATTCTCTTGCTGTATTTCCTACTCCTATTATCAATAGTCTTTTCTCTAGTAATCTAATAAATTTTCTTCTGATAAATTTTATTATTAAAATGTTAAAAAATGTGAATGTTATTCCTACTACCAAATGAACTGGGATATATTTAACTCCCCAAAATGCTATATCATTTATTAGCATCACAAGCAAATATTCAATATGAACTCTAATCTGTTTTCTCAGTTCTTCCCATATTAGTATTGTTTTAAAGGAATACATATTTTTAGTAAGGTTTAAAATTAGGTAAATAAAAAAGGTGTTATACATAATTCTATCTGGTACATTAAATAATTTATTAACTCCAAAATAGAATATAAATTGTAAAATTATCATTAGTATTTTTACACTTTGCCTCTTCAATGTTCTTCCCCTTTACTGTTTTATTATTAGTTCGCCTTTATACAATTAGAAGAACTTTTTTCTTTTCTAAAGCTTATTTTTCCATTTTTATAATCTGTTTAATTTATTAAAAAGATCTATTTAACTAATATTTTATTGACAAGATATGTAAAAAGTAGTATTCTAATA contains:
- a CDS encoding sugar transferase, with product MKRQSVKILMIILQFIFYFGVNKLFNVPDRIMYNTFFIYLILNLTKNMYSFKTILIWEELRKQIRVHIEYLLVMLINDIAFWGVKYIPVHLVVGITFTFFNILIIKFIRRKFIRLLEKRLLIIGVGNTARELTRIIGENNFTMYNLQGYISANNLLGIQQEVCIDKDKILGNYEDIEQIISDKRISEVIIAMPLADNKQMLEIINKLDGKVRNIKFTPELNGVYTFNSEIEDYDGLMLISTYNGMNRQINRFLKRSFDICTGIAGCLVLGILYLIYAPKIKKDGGKAIFYHTRIGKDLKPFKMYKFRSMYVDAEERLQEMLAKDEKIREEFYKNFKLKDDPRITEVGKFLRESSLDEFPQFINVLKGDMSFVGPRPIVQKEVEMYYGEETSKKIFMVKPGITGMWQANGRSDVEDYNERIALDLYYIRNWSLWLDIIITIKTFKNVISKKGAY